The window GCCATTACAATAACTTGAGGAGCATATTTATGTACTTGTTCAAGAGAAACCTTTGTCCAATATGTGTCTTTTATATCTTCCGCAACCAATTTACCGCCTGCGGCTCTGATAAGCTCCGCTTGAAACATTTTAGGGCTCAGTGCGTTTAAGGCATCGGAGCGGCTGTTCATATAAACCGAAACAGGTTCTTCTCCCTTTATAAAGGATGCAACATCACTTAGAATTTCATTATAAAATTTTAAAAGCTTATCTGCTTCGTTATTTTTTCCGGTTGCTTTTCCCAGCATTTCCACATAGCTGAAAAAGTTTTCCATAGTTTCAGGTTTGATAACAAGTGCCGGTACTCCAAGACTTTCCAGCTTAGGCAGTTGATCGGCAGCTTTGAACGGTACAAGAATGAGGTCGGGATTTAAGGCTGCAATAGATTCAATATTTAAATTTTTTGCGGAACCGCACACCGGTTTATATGCCAATTCAGGAGCAAATTCTTTAACAAAAGGTCGTACCTCTCTCCCTCCGTCGCCTGACACAATAATATCTTTGCATCCTATAGCAAGAGCCGTATTGGTTAAAATATAAAAAGGTGCTACTATGCGATTCGATTTTTCATATATGATAACTTTTCGTTCAAAATGGTCGGTGATTTCTGCAAATTTTTTTTTCTTTAATTTTTCTCCGTTCCCGCTTGCAAATATTTGTAACCCAATGATAATAAACATAAATATTGCAACAATGTGATTTTTTTTTTATCATATTATTTTCTCCTAGAGTATAATTTAAAATGACTCCTGATCTTAAAACCGTTTTTGACGGTTCAAAATAATCTTATCAACATATATAATATTTGTCAATATATTTTATTTAATTCACTGGTATTTTTATGAGTAAACCCTGATATGTAAGTAAACCGCGTTTAATTAAATTTTTACACTTTTGAGTCTTTTTATCGGCTTTTATAAGGCCTGTAGGTCATTTTTTGCTGTTACGCTAGTAGATTCCCTTTTCTAATTATCCTTAAAACCCTCTGCCGCGAACATTTTATTTCTTTTTGTTCCGTACTATTTTCATTCTTGCTGCTCGATAGTTGTCATTGACCTCATGTTCTTTAAGGATTGTATGTATTTCGGTCAAAGGAATCTACAATCTTTTCACTTTATTACAATTTCGTTTCTACTTGTAATAGTCGGATTCTGTTACACACATAACTTCACACATGCACAAAACAGATAATTCGACGCTCTTTTGGCTATTACAAATGTAGTTAAAAATTCTCTTCTTTGTTATTTCTTCTCACACTTTGACGAAAAAACTTAAATGCCCTGTAATATCCGTACCGTTTCTTTAAGATTCCTATTTTTTTCAAGAGCTCTTTTCCGTCCGCTTTACAAAATATTGGCTTCTTTGTTCTTTTCCTTTTCTTATTTTGGATAGCGATTCTTGCTTTTTATCCAATCCGTAAAAGTTCCATACGGAATATAAATCCTCAGAAACTTTTCGACCTCCTATTTCGTCGTACAAGAGCAATGCCTGCTTTTTAAAGTCTTTGCTATACTCACTTTATATCTTTTCCTATTATGTTACATAGGGTACTTTTGTACTGTACTTTTATTATAACTGATCGGTAACTTAAAGTCTTCATTTGTACTGTTATTTACTTTATCATTAGATATTTGACTATTATTTGAATGTGTGTCTAATGAAAGGCAACCGGTGACTAAGAGTATTGCCGATATTATAATACTTAATATGAGTATTTTAAACACAAGAGATTTTTTCATAAAATTTTCTCCTTTGATTATTGCCATGTTTATTTATGTGATAAACTTCTAAAATGACTGTGAACTATAATACCATCACTTCTTTGGTAAGTTTTAATAAAAATTTTTCTTCTATGTATACCTACTTGCTGTACTTCGGACGGTTGATAAAATGCATTTGAAATTACAGTATGCGCAAGCCAAACAATTAAAGCTGTTATCGGTATTGCCATAAAGATGACTACTTGACGCATCATTGCATTTTTTAGACTATACTTAAACGCTAATACCAGCGAAGTAAGTGCTGAAAGGCTTATATATCCCAACATTATTTTTGAAAAAGTAAAATAAAGGCCAAAAATAGATATTTTTATAGTACCATACATAAAATCAAAAATATCATATAGGTTAAATTCTATGATTAAAATATCTGCAAAAAGTAAAACGGCACATAAAATACCCAAGAAAAGCATAGGTATCATTTTTATAACGGAAATTATTTTTGAAATCATAGATATGATTCCAATAGCAGCGATTATTATTCCCAACGGCGGAAAGATGATTGCCAGCACAGCTCCTATTATCGAAATAATCATTCCAACAATCATATTTTTTATAATATGCTCTGTAATAATGTAAAAAATCAAAAAAATTATACTATAAGCAACGACTACAAAAGCTATGCCGATTGCAATATCATAAAGAGACTTTCCGTTTACAATCATTTTTTGCTTTAAAACTACCAAAGCAAAAAAGATACAGAATAAAATCGCACTTTTTATTAACCAACCTAAAAGTAGTATTAGTTTACTTGTAAGTGTTAAGTCAGAAAGAGGAATATTATCACTAAAATCAGACATGTCTTATACCTCCAGATATAGAGTTTTTATATAAATTATTAGTAGTAAGTTTCAGTTTCTAAGTTAAGTTCCTGTAATTCATCTTGACTAGCTTTTCGTAAAGTACCTGTTGTTTCATCTATGACAGCTCTGTTTAAAAATTCTCCCTCTTCGCTAAAAATAATGTAATAAGGTATATCTGAATTATATGCAATTCTACTACCCATAGGTTTTCCATCTTCATAAAACCATGGTTCTACACAAATTTCATTCTTATTTGTCTTGTTATTTTGTATTAAAAAGCTATGTGAATGATGAATTCTACCCCATTTAATGCCTCCACTTTCATAAAAGCCGATGGCTGAGCACTCTGGTATAGTCATTTCTGATTGGCCAAAACCTTCCTCATTTATTTCTGTATACATGCGATATTGTTCTGGCAATGCTATTGTGTTTTCCAGTATTTTTATTGATTCAAATTTTCCAGATTCATATAAATTTATATTACTTAAAGATATAAGTCCCAAAGGAGTGTCGAATACCTGTGATTGTATAAATGCCTTTTTTAGATTTCCATTTTCATATATTTCCAAAAAACCGCCGTCTTTTGTTACCTTAATTTTACCAATATTTGTTTTTATCCAATCATTGGATCTTAAAGAAAAATTTTTAATTTTTCCATTTTCATAAAATGCGATTTCATCATATATTGTAAAGCTGGAAAGAAATTCAAGTCCTGAATATTTACCGGATGTTATCTTTTGTGGTGATATTTTACACATGGATAATGAGCCTTTTTTATTAAAAAAAAGCTTTGTGGTTTCTATTTTCCCTATAGATGTATTGATTTGTTTCGGTTTAATTTCTACCCATGATATACCTCCATTTTCATAAAAATGAATTCTTCCGTCAGTTTTGATATCTCCAATACCAGTTTTTATAATTTGGCTATCTTTTAACCAGCCGGTTTTTACTATTCCATTTTCATAAAATTCTACTTTGTTTTTACTATGTATATCACCTATGAATATCAGAGAACCATTTTTCGTGTTCAACTTTATATTGTTTACAAGTTCAATTTGTTTCATCATACCGTTTTCATAAAATTCTATAGTGTTTCCATTTTTTAATTCTCCGCTTTTTATGAAGCCGTTTTCATAAAATTCTATCATTTTATCAGTTTTAAATATAAATTTGCCGGCTTTTGTTGTTAATTCGGTATCTTCAGATAGTTTTATACGGTAAATTGAACCATTATCGTATTTATCCACATAATCAATAAGAGCATCAGTCCCATCAGGGAGTATAATTCCCCATAGTAAATTTAAACCGATTGAAAATATAAACATAATTCCTATAATTTTTTTCATTTTTAACCTTCCTTGTTGCAATGTCTTTTTTCATTGCAATTATTTTTATTTTTGTCGAAAGAATACATTGATTGGTTCCGTTGTCCGCCTACTTTCAGGTCGGTCAATCTAACTACCGCTTAACCTGCAACAGCGCTAAGTCTCTGTTGTCAGGTTGAAGCTGGTGTTAGATTTTTATTTACTTTATTTCAAAATTTAAGTAATCAGATATATTGATACCCAATTTCTTAAATTCTGTTTTATACGCATCAATATGAATTTTTAAATCAACCTTTAAATGTTCTAATTTTTGTTGATCTGTAATCTGAGAAATACTATGCAAAAGTGAGGTTATTTCAACAGCATGCTGTAAAGGTTTAGATTCATCATAAAATTCCTGTAGTTTTGTTGCACTACTAATGCCTTTAAGAATTTCTCCAATTTTGTTTAACAAATTTCCCATAAATTTAAGTTTCTCCTATATTTTAAAGATGTAAACTGATGTTTAAAATATATTATACATTCCTGTATAACCAAGTTCTTTTAAACGTTTTCTTGTTGCAATGGGTAATTTTTTACATCCTTCAAAGCTCATATCATACTCGAAATCAACCAATTTTTTTATTTCTTCAGGTATTTCAAGGTTATGCAATTCGTAACAATATTCGAAACACATACCACCAAACTTTTTTATATTTTTTGGTATGTTGGCAGTATGTAAATTTTTACATTTTGAAAATACTTTTGCTCCAAGCTCCTGTATTGTATCAGCAAGATGAACTTCAAGTAAATTCTCACACTCTTTAAAAGCGGCATTAGAAATTGTTTCAAGTGGTTCCGGAAGAACAATGTTTACAAGACTATTACAACGCGAGAAACTCTGTCTTCCTATTTTTTTAAGTCCAGGCATAATTTTTACAACAGATAAGCTATCGCAGCCAAAAAAAGCTTGATCTCCTATAGTGGAGACACTGGATGGTATAAACACAGAAGTAAGATTATCGCAATTATAAAAGCTCTGGGCTCCCACTATTTCAATACTAGGAGGAATTACTACAGATGTGATAGAGTTATTTTCTTTGAAAGCAAATTTAGATATCCATTTAACAGGATACCCTTCGATCTCTGAAGGGATAATAACTAAACCACCGGAGCCATTATAGCCAGTAATCATAAGCTTTGTTTCATCTTTGCTTAAAGTGTATGAAAAATCTCCAATAGAAGACGGGGTTTCAGTAGTCAATTTATTAAGACTATTTTCGTCAAGACTAGAAAATATTTCCTCTACAGCGGTAATATCATTTTTTTCTAATGCATCCGATAATGTAACTTTATTATTTTTCGAACAAGAAACTGTGCTAAATAATAAAACCAACATTCCAATCATTGAAACTAATTTTTTATGTTTCATTTTTAACCTTCCTTTTAGCAATGTTTTTTTCATTGCATTTATATCTTTCTATTTTCCCGCTCAACCAATAATCGAAAGGGTTCCGCTCAAGACGGCTTTTTGAAAATAAAACTCGTCTGTCATTTCGTAAAGGCTGACCGTAAAAACCTAAGCTAATCCGCCCGGCTGTATTGCAAAACAAAAGTCTTGATTTGCTTGCAAGGCGGTAAATATATAAAAAAACGCACAAGACAAAATAGAGTACTTGTCTTATGCGTTTATTATCAAAAATAAAAAAGTAAGAATATAAAATATTTTCAGTTAGTTTATAAACTGTGCCGTTTTGACACGGGGGGGGGGGGGGGTAAAACAAAGCGAATTTTCATTCGGCATATAATTTTTGCTTTTTACCCTATTTAAAGTATCTAATGAGAAATTTTTGAAAAAGTATAAGCTCAAAAAATTTAACATAATTATACTATATCATAAAATATTTATTTTGTCAATCACTGCAAATAAATATCGAATTAATTTTTATTTATAAATCTTTTTGCATTATAATCTCATCTTCGTCTTTACCTATTTCATAAAACCCGAAATTTTCATAGAGGTGTTTTGCCGGTATATCTCCTTCAACATAACAAAGCTGAATACATGGATATTTTTTTTCGGATTCTATCATCAAAAGCCATTTTTTTAAAGCTGCTTTTCCTAAGCCTTTCCCTTGACTTCTTTTGTCTATCATAAATTGGTCCATAATGCAGACGGTTTTTTTGCCGTCAATCCAATCTCGCTGCATTATAAGCCCTACCGGTTTATCCTCATAATAGACGGCAAAAACCTTTGCATTTTCTTTCCTGTAAACAAAGGCCCTTGCAAGGATGGTAACATTCGAGGCTGCAAAATTCTTTTGTTCTTCTTTTACTGAAAGAGAATTGATTATTCTCCAATTATCGGGAGTAACCTCTTTAAATTCTATGCTATCTGTAATGATGGAATTAAGCTTCATAAAATTATACTATAAATTTTAAGTGTTAATTTCAATAGATCGGTAGTATTTATTGGAAAAATATTTATGATTTTTACTTTTCCTTTGCGAGCTTTAAGTTTCCCTCATAGTCCAGATTTCCGTCCAAGCCGAAGGCTTTGAAAATTGAAGCCTTATCTTTTTTGTTGGCGGGGTTATTTAGGCTGCCGTCTGTTGCCGGATAACAGGGGGCGTTTGATTTTGCTTTTATACATTCTTCCAATTTTTCTATCTCCAATGAAAAGCCTATTGATTCTGCCCGGTAATTTTTATGATACCATTCTTCGTCTTTGTACAGAGCGTATTCTTTTAAAGACATTTCTTTATATATCAAGCCGTATTGGAGATATGCAATATCCTTGTCCAGATGACTTATACTCTTGCTTGTCGATATTGGAGCATCATTTAAGTCTTGGTAAGTAACTTTTTTGTTTCCGATAATTTTGTATTCGCCGTAATAGATATTGTTGTCCATAACGGGTTGTGCGGAGAGGGAAGGGCATTGTTCCAATTCGTCAAGATTAATATTCATACTGTCGCTTATTTTATGATATACCTTTACAATTAAAGCCGTTCCCATCAGGTTGTTAAGGCCGTAGTTTTTATTCTTTTTAAATTCCGGATTTTTTCTTAACTTAACAATATCGATTAAAATTTTTCCGAAACCGTATTGCCGTCTTCCTATTTTAAAAGCAAAGATGTCTCCTTCCTTATATTTTTGGTGAGCTCTTTTTTCGTTTTTAAAATTTTTCAAATCGGCTAAATCTTCTTTCGATGTTTCTTTTATCCATTTTTCAATCCAAGAATTGAGAGCCGAAGCCTTGCTTTCTTTTAAGTTTTCCGAATAGTAGGTTTTTTGTGTGGTGTAGTTTCCGATAAGCACATGTCCGCTTCCGAATGAAAAATACACGCCGATTCCTCTAAATGATTGAGTTGCCGTAAAGTTTAATTTTTCGGCTTTCCTTTTACAGTTTTAGGAAGGACAATTGTTTTATTTTCGCTTGTTTCAATATCAAGCTCGTTTTCTTTATAGTAAAAAGCTTCTCCCTCATAGTCCGATGCGGAAATTTCTTTTTTGATAACATCTCCGTCAAAGTAATAGAGGGTGCCTTTTATATCCATTACTTCCCAGTGATTTTCAATCGGATTTAAGCCGAGGTACTTTCTTTGCTCGTTGGTTAAGATAAATTGTTTAGCCAATTTTTTATTCCTTTTTTATAATTTAATCTTTTCTATAAATATTCGGAAAATTTTAATTTCATTATATTTTATTCTCTGCTATTTGCCAATAACCGTTTTTATCGGCTCCTATCCGTTTGATTTTTCCGGTCTTTTTCAGTTCCGAAATTTTGCGGCTTATAGTTATTCTTGATTTTCCGGTTTTTTCGGCAAGGCTGTCGTATGAAATTTCAGGATTTTCTTTTATATATTTTAAAATTAAATTTACAGTATCATTTACAGTATCATTTACAGTATCATTTATAAGTTTCTTTTTTTGTTTTCTTTTATTGTTTTAAGAATTATTCCTAAAATAAAATCTATGAATATGCCTGAATCATTTTGTGCGGTACTGTGTTCAATGGCCTTATAATAAGCACGCTGATTTTTTAAAATCATATTTTCTATCGGAAGGTGCATAAATACGGGGTTCCAGCCGGCAAGCAATCTTGTTTGCCACAAGCGGCCCATTCTGCCGTTCCCGTCTTCAAACGGATGGATAAATTCAAACTCGTAATGAAAAACGGAGCTTTTAATCAAAGGGTGCGCATCGCCGTTTTTAAGCCAACCGAAAAGCTCGGTCATTAAAAAAGGAACTCTATCGGCAGGGGGAGCTACGTGGCTTATTCCATTTTTGCCGGCGATGCAGACTCCTGTTTTTCGAAAATGTCCCGGATTGTCAAGAAGCCCCATTGTCATAATTGCATGAGCTTTTAATAAATCTTTTTCTTTATAAGGGTTAAAAGACATGCATTTCTCATATACCTTAATTGCGTTTTTTACTTCCTGTACTTCTTTGAGCGGAGCTATAACGCTTTTACCTTCAATCAAAGCCGTAACCTGTTCTTCGGTTAAAGAATTACCTTCGATAGCCAGAGAGCCTCGTATCGTTTTCATACGATTTATTTTACGCAACCGTATACCGTCTTCCCGTTCGAATCTGATAATAAGCCGTTCCAGTTCGGCAGATATTTCGGAAATGAGATGTATGGCTTTTGATGTAACTGTAAACGGCGGTTTATAACTCATACTTTATTATACCGTAAAATCCGTGAGAATGCAATTATACGGAGAGCTTGCAATGTTTAAATAACAGGCGGCATATATAAAAAATCTTTTCACCTCAATGAATTGTATCGGGTTTATCGTTAAATTCAAAATAACCGCTGCACAAAAATTTTCGATAAAAAAAATAAAAAATCTTTGCAAGAACCTCTTGACAAAACGGGGGGGGGGGGGGGATATAATAGAAAAAAGCAGTCTTTTTTTAACAAGCAAGAAAAGCGAAAAGAATGTTAAGTTGGCAAATCTGATTGTCTATCGAAAAACTGTTCGGTTTGTGCGGAATCAATTTGAATAAAATTTCGCTTTTAAAAAAGTAAAACTTGCAATAAAAAAGATATTGCAGAAAGGATGGTTGAAAGATGAAAAAGAATTTATTTTTAAGGAGTACTGCGTTATTAATGTTATTAATAGTGCTGACTCTGTCGGTATCAGGCTGTATGACAAACCGTCATACTGTAGGAAAAGGCTCTCAAACGGGAGGCGTTGTAACGACTCGGCAGTGGTATGCTTTATGGGGTTTAGTACGGTTAGGAGATAAAGATACCAAACATATAGCAGGAGAGTCTACGGATTATAATATAGAAACCTATTACGGCGTAGTCGATTGGCTTATTAATTTTTTCTTAGGCTGGCTTTCAATAGGAAGTAGAACTGTAAAAGTTATAAAGTAAGGTAACATATTGGACTTGTATATTAATAAGTTCTGCATAATATACAAGTCTATTTTACTTAAGATAAAAATGATTTATAATTGTTATATATCGGTATATTTTACAGATAATAAAACACACGGGGGTTAGGAAAATAAGAAAATCGTCTTGACTTTTTCCGCTCCGCTGTGTTATAGTTATCTTGCACGGGGTGCTTTTGGAAAAACTTTAAACGTTTTTCCGGCTGAGAACATACCCGCAAGGGCTGTCCGCACGGATGCCCTATACCTGATCCGGATAATACCGGCGGAGGGAGCATGAAAAATATACGCTCTTTTTTATTTTTTATTTTTTTGGTTACGGGTTTTATAAACCTGTTTGCATTAGGCTCAAAAGAAGCAAACGGCTTAAACGAGAAAAAACTCATTGTTTACACTACAAAGTCTTTTGCAGGCGACTACGGTCCGGGGCAAAAAATTGCCGAGCTTTTTAAAGCGGAAACGGGTGTTGAGGTTGAATACGTTATTTGTAAAGAAGGCGTTTTAAACCGCGCAATTGTAGAAGGTAAAAAGTCTACTGCCGATGTCCTTATAGGAATTGACAACCATCTTGTAGAAACGGCTCGTAAAGCGAATGTTTTACGTCCGTACCTCTCCAAAAATGCGGCTTACCTTGTAAAAGAAGTTTTAATTACCGAAGACTGGTTATTAACGCCCTTTGATTACGGTTATCTTGCATTTATGTTCGATACCGATTCCAAACTGAACGCACCGAAAACTTTGAGCGATTTGACTAAACCGGAGTATAAGGGCAAAATAGTAATTTTAGACCCCAGAACCAGTACGACAGGATTAGCCCTCGTTGCCTGGACGCGTTCGGTTTTCGCGGATAATTATCTTAGCTATTGGGAAAAGTTAAGGCCTAATATTTTTACAATGGCTCCTAAGTGGAGCGCAGGTTATGATTTGTTTACCGCAGGGGAAGCTCCTTTTGCCTTTTCGTATACGGGCAGTTTAGCGTCCCATGTATTGTACGATAATACAATGCGTTTTCAACCGCTTATTTTTAATGACGGCCACATTATTCAAATCGAAGGAATGGGCATTTCCTCTTACGCAAAAAATATAAAAGCTGCGGAACTTTTTATAGATTTTATGCTTACGGAAAAGGCTCAAAGTTTACTTCCCGAAACTCAATTTATGTTTCCGGCAATCAACGGCATAAAACTTCCGGATTCTTATAAAGATGTTCCCGCTCCTAAAAAAGTTTTACGCATTCCTTCCGAGGACCAAAGCGGATACGTAAACGCTGTAATTAATGTTTTACAAAATTGATAAATTTAAAAATAAACTCTTTGCGGCCGGGCGTAAATTTACAGTGCCCGCCGCAGGACTTATTTTTTTTGCCGTTATTCTTTCTTTTTTAATTCCTCTTTTTTTAAGTTTTGTTCCTTTGTTTTCTTCTCACTTTGATTTTTCGCATTTTACGGGAGCCGTTATATACGATAAAAGCGCCGTCTTTCAGCGTATTTTTCGTATTGCCCTTTTTACAATTGTGCAAGCTCTTATTTCCGCCTTTTTGGGAACGGTAATCGGTCTTGCCGCCGCATATTTTTGCGCAAAGAAAAATTTTCGGGGAAGAAAATTTTTACTTTCTCTTTCAGGTGTACCCTTATGTATTCCTGCAATAATTATAGCACTTGCTTTTATAGTTTTTTTCGGCAATAACGGAGTTGTAAATTCCGTTTTAAAAACCATTTTTAAAACCGATGAACCTGTTTTAAAATTTCTTTTTACGATGACCGGCGTAATTGTAGTTCATTCATTTTATAATTTCCCGATTGCAATGCGTACGGTTTCTCAAGTTTGGGAAAATTTAAATGAAGATGAAGAAAATGCGGCGGCTCTTTTAGGTGCGAATAAATTTAGAATTTTTAAAACGGTAACTTTTCCCGCTCTTTTAAATTCCATATCCGCTTCTTTTTTATTGATTTTTCTTTTTTGTTTTTTCAGTTTTATTATTATTTTACTTTTCGGCGGTTTAGGCATTACCACTCTTGAAGTCGAACTTTATAAATCCGCCCGTGCAAGTTTAAATATGAATCTTGCAGCAAAAATTTCTCTTATAGAAATTATCGTTTCCGGTTTTGCGATTGTTTTATATGCGCACGTTCAGAAAAAACTTGAAGGCAAAAATCAAAAGTTAAAGCAAAAAAATAAAAGAACGAACTTAAACGGAAAACTTGAAAAGTTTTTTTTTAGTTTTATGTTTATAACGATTTTTCTTTTTTTAATCGCTCCTCTTTTTTCCGTATTTTTACGTTCAACGCATAATGTAAATTATACTAATTTTTTTTAATAAATATTTTGAATTTAAGGCATGGAAAAAGGTTTTAACTTCTTCCGTTTTTTTATACTCTCTTTGGACTACAATAAAAATAGGAGTCTGTACTTCTTTTGTTACTCTTACGGCTTCTTTGTTTTTTGCATACATAACGGTTTTTTCAAAACCGAAAAAAATTACGGCAATAATTCCGTATTTGCCGCTTGCAGTGTCTTCGGTAATGCTGGGGTTCGGCTGGACGCTTTTACGTCCTAACGGAAGTGTAGCCGTTTTAATATTAGCTCAAAGCGCATTGGCTTGGCCTTTTGCGTGGACACAAATTCAAATTCCGCTTTTACGTATACCTAAAAATATTTTTAATGCAGCTCTTATTTTTTCCGCAAACAAACAGGACGCTTTTTTTCGATGCATAATTCCCTTATGTAAGCGAGGTGTTATTTCAGCCTTCGGTTTTGTATTTGCAATAAGTGCCGGAGATGCATCGCTTCCTATAATTTTAAATATTCCGCGTTTTGAAAATTTAAGTTTGTTGTTGTACGATTATGCTTCTTCGTACCGTTTTGCGGAATCGGCGGCCGTAGCGGTTATTCTTGCGGTTATAACAGGTTTTGTATTTTTTTTACAGGATAGGGGAGGTGATAAAGATGAATAAAAAAGCCGATTTTTTAACGGTGGAAAATTTAACGAAAAGATTCGATAAAAAAAATATTTCAATTTCGTTCAGCGTAAAAAAAGGAGGGGCGCTTGCTCTGTTAGGGCCTTCAGGTTGCGGTAAAACGACAATTTTAAAAATGATTGCAGGGCTGCTTGTTCCCGATTCGGGTTCTGTATTTTTGGACGGAAAGGATATAACAGAAATTCCCGCCGGAAAACGTAAAATAGGAATGGTCTTTCAGGATTATGCTCTTTTTCCTCATTTAAGCGTAGAGGATAATATTGCTTACGGTTTAGTTTCTCATGGTATGAGTAAAAGGAATGCCCGTGCCGAAGCCGGAAAATGGATTTTGAATTTTAATCTCAGCGGTTTGGAAAAACGTAAACCCGATTTACTTTCAGGCGGAGAAAAGCAGAGAGTTTCTTTAGCCCGCAGTTTGGCCGTGCATCCTGCTCTTATTCTTTTTG is drawn from Treponema pedis and contains these coding sequences:
- a CDS encoding ABC transporter substrate-binding protein, whose translation is MFIIIGLQIFASGNGEKLKKKKFAEITDHFERKVIIYEKSNRIVAPFYILTNTALAIGCKDIIVSGDGGREVRPFVKEFAPELAYKPVCGSAKNLNIESIAALNPDLILVPFKAADQLPKLESLGVPALVIKPETMENFFSYVEMLGKATGKNNEADKLLKFYNEILSDVASFIKGEEPVSVYMNSRSDALNALSPKMFQAELIRAAGGKLVAEDIKDTYWTKVSLEQVHKYAPQVIVMAAGAKKAGELRAKMEWKGIPAVDTGKIYTFPSSLDEWDSPIPASCLGIIWLADKLHPGKIPENYLETKVKAFYKEFFGKEKDLKSLGIK
- a CDS encoding leucine-rich repeat domain-containing protein, coding for MKKTLLKGRLKMKHKKLVSMIGMLVLLFSTVSCSKNNKVTLSDALEKNDITAVEEIFSSLDENSLNKLTTETPSSIGDFSYTLSKDETKLMITGYNGSGGLVIIPSEIEGYPVKWISKFAFKENNSITSVVIPPSIEIVGAQSFYNCDNLTSVFIPSSVSTIGDQAFFGCDSLSVVKIMPGLKKIGRQSFSRCNSLVNIVLPEPLETISNAAFKECENLLEVHLADTIQELGAKVFSKCKNLHTANIPKNIKKFGGMCFEYCYELHNLEIPEEIKKLVDFEYDMSFEGCKKLPIATRKRLKELGYTGMYNIF
- a CDS encoding GNAT family N-acetyltransferase, whose amino-acid sequence is MKLNSIITDSIEFKEVTPDNWRIINSLSVKEEQKNFAASNVTILARAFVYRKENAKVFAVYYEDKPVGLIMQRDWIDGKKTVCIMDQFMIDKRSQGKGLGKAALKKWLLMIESEKKYPCIQLCYVEGDIPAKHLYENFGFYEIGKDEDEIIMQKDL
- a CDS encoding immunity 26/phosphotriesterase HocA family protein, which codes for MYFSFGSGHVLIGNYTTQKTYYSENLKESKASALNSWIEKWIKETSKEDLADLKNFKNEKRAHQKYKEGDIFAFKIGRRQYGFGKILIDIVKLRKNPEFKKNKNYGLNNLMGTALIVKVYHKISDSMNINLDELEQCPSLSAQPVMDNNIYYGEYKIIGNKKVTYQDLNDAPISTSKSISHLDKDIAYLQYGLIYKEMSLKEYALYKDEEWYHKNYRAESIGFSLEIEKLEECIKAKSNAPCYPATDGSLNNPANKKDKASIFKAFGLDGNLDYEGNLKLAKEK
- a CDS encoding Bor/Iss family lipoprotein; translation: MLLIVLTLSVSGCMTNRHTVGKGSQTGGVVTTRQWYALWGLVRLGDKDTKHIAGESTDYNIETYYGVVDWLINFFLGWLSIGSRTVKVIK
- a CDS encoding thiamine ABC transporter substrate-binding protein, with the translated sequence MKNIRSFLFFIFLVTGFINLFALGSKEANGLNEKKLIVYTTKSFAGDYGPGQKIAELFKAETGVEVEYVICKEGVLNRAIVEGKKSTADVLIGIDNHLVETARKANVLRPYLSKNAAYLVKEVLITEDWLLTPFDYGYLAFMFDTDSKLNAPKTLSDLTKPEYKGKIVILDPRTSTTGLALVAWTRSVFADNYLSYWEKLRPNIFTMAPKWSAGYDLFTAGEAPFAFSYTGSLASHVLYDNTMRFQPLIFNDGHIIQIEGMGISSYAKNIKAAELFIDFMLTEKAQSLLPETQFMFPAINGIKLPDSYKDVPAPKKVLRIPSEDQSGYVNAVINVLQN
- a CDS encoding ABC transporter permease, with amino-acid sequence MFYKIDKFKNKLFAAGRKFTVPAAGLIFFAVILSFLIPLFLSFVPLFSSHFDFSHFTGAVIYDKSAVFQRIFRIALFTIVQALISAFLGTVIGLAAAYFCAKKNFRGRKFLLSLSGVPLCIPAIIIALAFIVFFGNNGVVNSVLKTIFKTDEPVLKFLFTMTGVIVVHSFYNFPIAMRTVSQVWENLNEDEENAAALLGANKFRIFKTVTFPALLNSISASFLLIFLFCFFSFIIILLFGGLGITTLEVELYKSARASLNMNLAAKISLIEIIVSGFAIVLYAHVQKKLEGKNQKLKQKNKRTNLNGKLEKFFFSFMFITIFLFLIAPLFSVFLRSTHNVNYTNFF
- a CDS encoding ABC transporter permease subunit, giving the protein MFFAYITVFSKPKKITAIIPYLPLAVSSVMLGFGWTLLRPNGSVAVLILAQSALAWPFAWTQIQIPLLRIPKNIFNAALIFSANKQDAFFRCIIPLCKRGVISAFGFVFAISAGDASLPIILNIPRFENLSLLLYDYASSYRFAESAAVAVILAVITGFVFFLQDRGGDKDE
- a CDS encoding ABC transporter ATP-binding protein; this translates as MNKKADFLTVENLTKRFDKKNISISFSVKKGGALALLGPSGCGKTTILKMIAGLLVPDSGSVFLDGKDITEIPAGKRKIGMVFQDYALFPHLSVEDNIAYGLVSHGMSKRNARAEAGKWILNFNLSGLEKRKPDLLSGGEKQRVSLARSLAVHPALILFDEPLSALDTELRLRLRKELRENRSLLGYTAVYVTHDKEEAEELADGIIEV